The following are encoded together in the Geobacter sulfurreducens PCA genome:
- a CDS encoding 3-deoxy-D-manno-octulosonic acid transferase yields the protein MVFLVYDILLLLLSPAIIAHHAWRTVSRGRSFAGFGERFGFIAPERLIPVAGKRPVWVHAVSVGETMAVKPLLRELKHRYPERPVVLSTVTETGRSIAEKIAEADLVVYFPFDFGFAVSRALRLVSPSLVIVVETEIWPNFLRYARRRSIPAVMVNGRISDRSFPRYLRFSWFFAPLLAKLSALCMQSEEDARRIVAIGGPAQRVFVTRNLKYDLPVRTLSPAEREELHQRYRLPPDTLVITAGSTHAGEEEVVVDSYARLARERSGLFLVLVPRHPERAAEVGTMLQGKGIPHVRRSALDGAPEPAAGGVLLVDTVGELMNLYALSDLVFVGGSLVPVGGHNLLEPASVGAPVLFGPHMHNFREITALVLAANAGEQVEDRAGLEDALRRLLNDEPRRLAMGERGIRLMTEQGGAAARHLEIIGRLLVTGSAE from the coding sequence ATGGTCTTTCTTGTGTACGACATACTGCTGCTCCTGCTGTCGCCCGCGATTATCGCCCACCACGCCTGGCGGACAGTGAGCCGGGGGAGGAGTTTCGCCGGGTTCGGCGAGCGGTTCGGGTTCATCGCGCCGGAACGGCTCATACCCGTTGCGGGCAAGAGGCCCGTCTGGGTCCACGCGGTTTCGGTGGGGGAAACCATGGCGGTGAAGCCCCTGCTGCGTGAGCTGAAACATCGGTATCCCGAGCGGCCCGTCGTGCTCTCAACCGTGACCGAAACCGGACGTTCTATTGCCGAGAAGATCGCCGAGGCGGATCTAGTCGTCTACTTCCCCTTTGATTTCGGCTTTGCCGTGTCCCGCGCACTTCGGCTCGTATCCCCGTCGCTGGTCATTGTGGTGGAGACGGAGATCTGGCCCAATTTCCTGCGCTACGCCCGTCGGAGGTCAATCCCCGCCGTCATGGTCAATGGTCGCATTTCGGACCGCTCCTTTCCGCGCTATCTCCGGTTTTCGTGGTTTTTTGCCCCACTCCTGGCCAAGCTGTCCGCCCTCTGCATGCAGAGCGAGGAGGATGCCCGCCGCATCGTGGCTATCGGTGGGCCGGCGCAGCGGGTGTTCGTGACACGCAACCTCAAGTATGATCTCCCCGTGAGAACCCTGAGCCCGGCGGAGCGCGAGGAATTGCACCAGCGTTACCGTCTCCCACCGGACACCCTCGTCATTACTGCCGGAAGTACCCATGCCGGTGAGGAAGAGGTCGTGGTGGACAGCTATGCCCGCCTTGCCCGGGAGCGGTCCGGACTGTTCCTGGTGCTCGTGCCCCGGCACCCGGAGCGCGCCGCTGAAGTAGGGACGATGCTGCAGGGCAAAGGGATTCCCCATGTGCGTCGTTCCGCCCTTGATGGGGCGCCTGAACCGGCAGCCGGCGGGGTTCTGCTGGTGGACACCGTCGGCGAACTCATGAACCTCTATGCCCTGTCCGACTTGGTCTTCGTGGGGGGAAGCCTCGTGCCGGTGGGCGGGCACAACCTGCTGGAACCTGCGTCGGTCGGGGCCCCGGTCCTGTTCGGCCCCCACATGCACAATTTTCGGGAGATAACGGCCCTGGTCCTGGCAGCCAATGCGGGCGAGCAGGTTGAAGACCGAGCCGGTTTGGAGGATGCCCTGCGGCGGCTCCTGAACGACGAGCCCCGCCGACTCGCCATGGGTGAGCGCGGCATCCGCCTCATGACAGAGCAAGGGGGGGCCGCCGCCCGTCACCTGGAGATCATCGGGCGCCTGCTTGTCACGGGGAGCGCCGAGTGA